DNA sequence from the Pseudochaenichthys georgianus chromosome 8, fPseGeo1.2, whole genome shotgun sequence genome:
caaaaacaataaaggacattatacattatatttacaggatacatagttatcgacatttacaagtgcccaatgtatcagcaagcatttcattttgcctagctttaaaaacatgcagaggaatgagattgctcagtttcaattcttgctgaagattgttccaagcaagtggagctgcgcacataaaagcggtcttacctgagacagtccttgctcttggcacatctaacaagactacatcatgtgacctcagacaatagctgcttgcaactctctgtgttatcagagagcagatataatacgggagtttacccaacaaagctttatagataacgtgtaccaatgactgagcctctttacagtaagtgatggcagacctgccttggcatacagggtacagtgacgagtaagtgctttacaatttgtgacaaatctcagtgcgctgtgataggcggcatctaacttgttcaggcaataggcaggtgcattcatatacaacaaatcaccaggtaaaaaggtcacagagccttttcctggcctcaagcgagaaacaggacttgtttctgaaaaagaaacctagcctaaccctcagctttttaagcagattaatgacctgaagtttaaacgtaagacaatcatcaagccagataccaaggtatttataacaggtaaccacttcaagtacttgtccttgcatagtaacaatatccaaaacaggctctggagtctttttagcttttgaaaaaagcattaccttggttttatcaacatttaaaagaagctttagttcagcgaGCTgattctgaataatgttaaaaacagcctgtaatgtaacaccagcctccttaaaggtggggtaggtaagtttcagaaaccggctcgagtgcactaaaatgtgaaagtacacagccgaaaagaatccgccccttcattcagacttccttacagagcacctcctccaacacacatgaacgcgcacatgacgtcagcagactggtgaaagtggccgcctgttgctggcgagtcattgaagtactgctgcaatgcacgcccaatgacggcacgcccaatgagggcacgagatacatttgtgcgtgcacgagatggaaggctgacagatagggcggcaatccaatccgtttagccggcccgtctaaacggattggttgtacttttgcacaatacatcacggtatcgtccgcataaaaatgtaaagtagcttcattcacattttcacctaaactgttgatatatatggagaataaaagtggacctaaaacagaaccttgaggaacaccattagcaatgttgagaaaacagtccatcaaagtgaacacattgggacctttcagagaggtagttcacaaaccacctctTCATTCATGGTTATGAAATCCTTATATGACATGATGCTGTACTGTACTGCTAATCATATATAATCTGCATTACAACTACAGAATGTGTACATTTAGATCCTAATACTTTTAAGTAAAGTTTTAAACTCAGGAGTTTTACTAGTTATGGAATTTTTAAAGAccatagttttttttttacttccgCTTAACTTTGAATACTTCTTCGACATCTGATTAAACCTCAACTAACAGAAAGAACAACATATAAACAGtgaaaaattaaaacaaaaatgtactTGCACATCTTTTCCAAACCTAATCtggtatataataataatgtgatGTACATAGAGGCAGACTGAACAATACTCCTCTTTTAATTAGTGCTTTTAACACCTCAGTTAGCAGTTAAACTCATGAATGTCTCTCCCAGATCCTGTGGACCTTCTCCATCTTCCTGGAGTCGGTGGCCATAATGCCGCAGCTCTTCATGATCACCAAGACGGGCGAGGCGGAGTCCATCACCACCCACTACCTGTTCTTCCTGGGCCTCTACCGGGCCCTCTACATCGCCAACTGGGTGTGGCGCTACCACACGGAGGGCTTCTTCGACCAGATCGCCGTGGTGTCCGGCGTCGTGCAGACCATCTTCTACTGCGACTTCTTCTACCTTTACGTCACTAGGGGTGAGTTAACACCAGTGCTCAGTGACTTTTaggcagagatggcaaaagtccACACctgctttactcaagtagaagtacagatactcgtgttttaaaatactctggtgaaagtagaagtactgactaaacttctttactcaagtcaaagtaaagaggctttgaagtgtacttcagtagaaagtacccataactagcagctgtttgaaagagtacctgacctccctttatattaatagaacaatgatgtcattgttagctaatgaatgtttccatgctgaacaacggcaacatgacaacgtttccattggtccctcttctttagagaagaccaggaagtgatggatacacggatcgtgttccaaccaataggcacgcaatgactctaaagaataatgaccacgcaccaacacacattcagactaaaggaaccagctgtttgggaaatgagagaagtagaaagtacaggtatttgagttcaacatgtaagaagtagaaagtacaggtatttgagttcaacatgtaagaagtagaaagtacaggtatttgggttcaacatgtaagaagtagaaagtacaggtatttggttcaacatgtaagaagtagaaagtacaggtatttggttcaacatgtaggaagtagaaagtacaggtatttgggttcaacatgtaagaagtagaaagtacaggtatttgagttcaacatgtaagaagtagaaagtacaggtatttgagttcaacatgtaagaagtagaaagtacaggtatttgagttcaacatgttagaagtagaaagtacaggtatttgagttcaacatgtaagaagtagaaagtacaggtatttgagttcaacatgtaagaagtagaaagtacaggtatttgtgttcaacatgtaagaagtagaaagtacaggtatttgtgttcaacatgtaagaagtagaaagtacaggtatttgtgttcaacatgtaagaagtagaaagtacaggtatttgtgttcaacatgtaagaagtagaaagtacaggtatttgtgttcaacatgtaagaagtagaaagtacaggtatttgggttcaacatgtaagaagtagaaagtacaggtatttgggttcaacatgtaagaagtagaaagtacaggtatttgggttcaacatgtaagaagtagaaagtacaggtatttgagttcaacatgtaagaagtagaaagtacaggtatttgggttcaacatgtaagaagtagaaagtacaggtatttgagttcaacatgtaagaagtagaaagtacaggtatttgagttcaacatgtaagaagtagaaagtacaggtatttgagttcaacatgtaagaagtagaaagtacaggtatttgagttcaacatgtaagaagtagaaagtacaggtatttgtgttcaacatgtaagaagtagaaagtacaggtatttgagttcaacatgtaagaagtagaaagtacaggtatttgtgttcaacatgtaagaagtagaaagtacaggtatttgtgttcaacatgtaagaagtagaaagtacaggtatttgtgttcaacatgtaagaagtagaaagtacaggtatttgagttcaacatgtaagaagtagaaagtacaggtatttgtgttcaacatgtaagaagtagaaagtacaggtatttgtgttcaacatgtaagaagtagaaagtacaggtatttggttcaacatgtaagaagtagaaagtacaggtatttgagtgcaacatttaagaagtagaaagtacaggtatttgtgttcaacatgtaagaagtagaaagtacaggtatttgtgttcaacatgtaagaagtagaaagtacaggtatttgtgttcaacatgtaagaagtagaaagtacaggtatttgagttcaacatgtaagaagtagaaagtacaggtatttgtgttcaacatgtaagaagtagaaagtacaggtatttgagttcaacatgtaagaagtaaaagtaaaaagtggtcagaaaaataagtagtggagtaaagtactgataccagaaaaatgtacttaagtacaattatgaagtatttgtactccactacttcccacctctgcttttAAGACACAGAAGCTTCATACATTCACCAGTGGGGGATTTACTGAGGTATTTTATGTTTGAGAACAAAAAGTGAAACGaccttcagcttgtgttaacttgTAATATTAGACATTTAACCGCAAACAGTTTAAAAAACTGACTTTAAGACAAGGGATCCAAAAGTGCTGAAATGCTAACTCATTTTCAGTTTTAGGACTAGTTCCCGCACCCCTGTATTTACAGTTCAAGTGTTTGACTGAGGATTGATTTAAAGACAGCCGGATTGTATCCTGTAAAGACCGTCGTCAGCTGCGCTGTTAGTTTATAATCCAGTTGACGAGTATGTGTAGTACGTGTATCCTTCTTGGTAACAAACAGTATGAATCTGATTGGATCTGAAGAGCACTGGTATTAGTGTTTCTAAATACACTTCTAATGCCTGCTTTGTTCTGCCTCTTTGTCCTCAGTGCTTCGAGGAAGAGGAAAGATGAGCCTGCCGATgccaatttaaaaaagaaaacaaacaaaaagatgtCTGTGCCGCTCAGCCGACTCTCTGTGCCTGCTGCAGCTCAGCATCCCACACACACCTGGCCCTTCAACTGTACATGGATTTAGCAAAAggactagtgtgtgtgtgtgtgtgtgtgtgtgtgtgtgtgtgtgtgtgtgtgtgtgtgtgtgtgtgtgtgtgtgtgtgtgtgtgtgtgtgtgtgtgtgtgtgtgtgtgtgtgtgtgtgtgtgtgtgtgtgtgtgtgtgttttcttcttgaGATGCTGAAAAATGTGTCACTGATTTGAACGTGGATCTTAAAGTGAGTGACGCTATGGAAACTGTATATTTGTCCGAGAGACACTTTGTTATAATGTTTTAAACCAGAAAATTGAAAACAAAAAGTGTCATGGACTTTCATACAACCACATTTTTACTGTTTCTTAATTCATCTTATTTATACATCCCAATATTGAAATCACGAATTTGCCGTTAGGGGCTTTCCAATCTGTACATCTCCCACAAAGTGTCTCCCTTAGAGCGTGCCGTGTTATATGCAAACCCCTTCTTTCTTTATtcctgtgtatgtgtatgtcctTTTGTATTTCCTCTTAAAGGTCGTCTTTTATATTTCAATGTGATTCCTCATGGGAGGAAAAAGGGCTAAATGTTTCATTTTGTCTTAAATGAAGCCAAAGATGGGACAGATATATGCTGCAATTGTTTAGTCCAGaaaatgtttgtgtttgtttgtttaacgGGACTTagaaagtactttgtgtcagggAGAGCAGAGCGTGTTGAATATCTGTAAAAGATTTACCTGTTTTTGATAAACGTTTTAGTCACAGATATGACATTATCTTTATTATGTGAATGATGTCAAGTCAAAGGCGTGGCTCGGTTCTTTTGTTACACATGAATTACAACACACCAGGATGTTtgccttacacacacacacacattcttatcTAACAGTGTTCTGAAAGTGCCGGTGCATTGTGCAAATGTTAAACAGAGCTGATAAGTGAAAGTATGACTAAGGGACTTTTTCATTCAAGCATCACCTCTCTGTTGGCCATTAGAGCTGCAACGATTGGACAACTTATCGATTAGTTAATTCATTGACAGAAAAGATCACAAGTAATATCACAGAAAATCCAGTTTTCAACCTTTTAAATATGAACTTTTCTCTGTTTTGGCCATATTATAGTAAATGCGTTTTTTTGGACTGACATTTAAAAAGCATTACCTTGgacttataaataataaatacatatatatttatatttttcacAATGTTCTAACAGTTTAATGACCAAACAATCAATCTAAGAAATATCGGGCAGGTTGAAATCAGCATGTATACCTTATGTTATAATGAAATAGCATAAATGTTTTTAGAAAAACAAGACGTTGTGCAATAAAGGAtaacattgaaataaataagtacagatatttgtatAACAAAGAGTTAAAGGTTCCATGTCATCgcttctactgatcataatttacTATAACTATAAATATTTATAGTgtacaattttccaaaatctcattggtttctcatacagcatctctgtatagtattcactctgtcctaaacggcttgatggagctcctgcccccctccctgtgagcccagtggccgtctgcgagacaccgAGACACCGCCACACCCAGCCgaacacacccgcagcctggctgggagtttgtgtgtgtgctcaggatgagttccGCCGTGTCTCGGCCCGGCGCGGcccgccgtgtgtgtgtgtgtgtgtgtgtgtgtgtgtgtgtgtgtgtgtgtgtgtgtgtgtgtgtgtgtgtgtgtgtgtgtgtgtgtgtgtgaggaagtccgcggattggtccaaacgtcACTATACCggaaatacgtcactatacccaagaagtaaacaatggaaaagagaaatgtccaacgaggcgttctggggcagcacagacagacaggtcttttctgtgttagagttgtactcgctacagggtttactttgagggtttgtgactctgcagaccgttcacatgcagaaaaagctacataacacacaaggagacgggaaccagaaaagcatgacatgggacctttaaagtagaAATGTGCAACAAAGGataaaaaagaataaaacatAAGTAAAATAGGACATTGTACACTTTTAGTAAAATCTTCAAAAATTGTATAATTACATCGataattataaataaaatgaGTTTCATCCTTATATTATCCACCTGAGTGACTTTTCAGTGTGGAGTTTTCATGAAGGTTTTCCTGTGCTTATACAGCACCTTGCTCCCTTCCCTCACAGCTCCACCCACGGCTTTAGCAGCAGAAGTGATGGAGAGAGGCGACGCTGCCAGAGCCGCCGCCCTCCCCATCACCTTCACCTTCCTCACCTCCTTCCCTTTCCCCTCGTCCTTCCCCAGGATCCCCGCCCCCTCCGCTGCCCCCTTCCCCACCGCTGTCACCAGCTCGCACCAGAAAAGCCTCTCCACccttttcctctcctcctcttccctcttcttctcCACCTCCGACCTCTGCTCCTCTTTCTCTTGATCAACGTTGTGTCTTCTCTCTCCAATAATCCTCTCCTGTGCGTCCTTCACGGCCCTCTGAGCCTCCTTAAACGCATCATTGCTATAGCAACTGCCTCCATTTTTCGCCACAACCTCATCTATCTTGTTTAAAAGCTGAACTACTTGTTGTGAGCCCGTTGGGGTTTCATGTGTTTCACTATTCTCAAGAACATGATACCCCCCACAGCTGTTAACAAACTCCCACAGCTCAGGACTCTTCCCCAGGAAGTCCTCCACCCGTTGCCCTCGTAGCTGCCCCCCCCAGGTGAACAGAACCACCGTAAACATGGCGGCTCCAGGCCCAAACGTGGCCTTCACCCACTCCAAtgcatccttctcctccggGGTGAACCTGCCGAGCTGTAAGATAAGAGAACATAtacttattgatcccaattaggggctttttccatcacagcAAAATGTAGTTAAGACATTGCACATGGATTAGAAGTCAATATAAAATACACATAGCAATAATGAAGGATATATAtctaggggtgtcaaactcaaggcccaatacttcatttgatgtggcccgcaagagcttgcaaagaatataatacgttcattatacagttacatgcggctttacagaagcacgttgctcataaactacatgtcccacaatgcatctcattttgtgacatgcgcaatgCAGAGACATGCAattatgtaatataatacattattttatatatttatatagtcttaaagttacaaccggccctttgagtgcaaccataatgcttatgtggcccgcgatacattttgagtttgacacacctGCTATAGaggtgttgggaaaatactgaatgtcctcttccaatATGAGAGTAACGTGATAACAAAGGTaccccaactgtagctgtgaacatgacaggatgtctgatgacctggaagagcatcaggactgtttgaggcagatgatagctatgtgatgaacatgatgactcagcctctatggagagagacatcaagcatgctcatttctgacgtggagctaatctgaagtaaacattgaagactgctttctactcctccatcttgtgactgcgtaactccctctcttggatatcagcgtgtgaaggactctgctcaggaactagctgatgctctgtatgtgatgactccttcccttctggagaggatcacagatacatggatcctgttttgaagctcaagccggggaccagtgatatttttctaacaaatatatatattgaacTTTACATTTAGGGTCACCAGGAAGGCATGAGGCCCCGGAGAAGACATCGCCACAGATCGTCCCACCTCCCTCATGACATCTTCAGGGGACaggtgtgtgtgcaggaagcCCGGAGTGTCCACCACAGAGACCCTCCTCCCGAGCACCGCCCCCGtgtgtgtggcgcagtgtgtTGTGACGGAGGAGGGGGACACGTTGACGCAGAAGGCGGTCCGGCCCAGGATGGTGTTTCCAGAGGAGCTCCGGCCGGTTCCGGTCCGTCCCAGCAGAACCAGCCTcagggggtcaggaggggaTGAAGGGGGGGGTTCTTCACTCACTGTGGGAAAAAGAAAAACAGGCTTAAGAGGATATCTTCAAATAAAGGGGCCCTTTTAAGCTTTTGGGGTTTTTccattcctgtagtgtgttactacgggtttgtgtgcatgtaaatggtctgtaaaGGCTATAAATCCCTGTTCCCTCCAATCGGAGTTTCTCCCCCCCCCGCCATTAGacccctttgtttacttctggaacatagtgacatccccCTAACACTCGtgtttctattggctagcgcttaaacacatgtcatgtgataggctaaggggcgggatatctctaagcggttgaccaatcacaacagagccgtccagctaaccaatcagagcagactgggctctggtttcagacagagggtgaaaataggtgctgcagcacaggcagtatgagaaaacaaAGAGCTttatgaacattaaagcatggagacactacatactgatatacacctgaacatcagcaggagaggactctttaaagtagaggcactacatactgatataaacctgaacatcagcaggagaggactctttaaagtagagacactacatactgatatacacctgaacatcagcaggagaggactctttaaagtagagacactacatactgatatacacctgaacatcagcaggagaggactctttaaagtagagacactacatactgatatacacctgaacatcagcaggagaggactctttaaagtagagacactatacacctgaacatcagcaggagaggactctttaaagtagagacactacatactgatatacacctgaacatcagcaggagaggactctttaaagtagagacactacatactgatatacacctgaacatcagcaggagaagactctttaaagtagagacactacatactgatatacacctgaacatcagcaggagaggactctttaaagtagagacactacatactgatatacacctcaacatcagcaggagaggactctttaaagtagagacactacatactgatatacacctgaacatcagcaggagaggactctttaaagtagagacactacatactgatatacacctgaacatcatcaggagaggactctttaaagtagagacactacatactgatatacacctgaacatcagcaggagaggactctttaaagtagagacactacatactgatatacacctgaacatcagcaggagaggactctttaaagtagagacactacatactgatatacacctgaacatcagcaggagaggactctttaaagtagagacactacatactgatatacacctgaacatcagcaggagaggactctttaaagtagagacactacatactgataatatatgaacctgaaaactagcataatatgtcctctttaagtcAGGGTTGATGTGCAGCTCCCTGCTCACCCTGTCTGAGATATTTTCTCATTAATGACCTtcttgctgcacattatcctaCACAGATACTTAGGCTACTTaataaatcaatgttttgactcAATATATCCATTTACCAGTCTTAAACACATTCTCTTGATTtgttctctccttctcttacaGTGTAATGGCACAACGATGCACTGATCTCCAACTCAGCATGATAACAGAAGTAATCGACACACCTTTACATGACGCAGCACTTTCAGATGACGACATCCCAATAGAGATAATACAGCCTTCAGTTTGGCCAGTCGTTTTCCTTGGGGGACCGAAAATAATGGAGATGTATTACATATGTCTCCACCGCGTTTCGGATGTTGTCTTGCCTTTGATTGTTATTTGAAGAGCAGCATCCTGCAGAGAGCATCAGCTGCGGTCACTGAAGAGCAGAGGCTTCACTGTCAATGATAACCACATAAAATAAAGTCACATGCACTAAATATCAGACAGCTGTTATTAATAAGTATCGTTGCTGTTTCAGCGATCATTAATTCTGATGTTTCTGACGTTACTTTTGATGATAGAACAGCCAGCACTGGGATTTAATGATGTATTATTGTAGCTCCCCGTTATGACCACTAGAGGGCAGTCAACATtcacaattctaaaataataacaaaacaagaaaactccctaaatcaaatgtaaaattaatataataattaaaaagaaatacaaaaaacaacaataatttTGCTTGGAAATTGAACCTAATGAATATGACCCGAGTAAGGTTAAAACATAAAATGTAACTAAATAAGTGACAACATGTTTGCCTTTATCATTTCATAAAGGTGTGTATTCGCACAATTAAAAGGTCTtaccaaaatataatacaatatgAGAAACCATAATTATACTTTGTGTTGTGTCGTGGTGAAAGTAGGTTCAAATttgctataaaaaaaaaaaaagcttggatATATACGATGTGATATGTATAGGACATTGTATACATATATCCAATGTTGTTTGTGATGCAGAATCCAATGTAAACAAGCCATGCCTTGCACCAGTCATTGTAAATAATTCTAACAATAAGGGGGGAACTGAAATGTTGGTTATTCATTTCAGAAAAAAGATCTACACAGTTCTGTTTTCATCTCCTAACTAGTGACTCTTTGATGTTCTGAATAACTGGGACTGAATTCATTAGAAATGACATATAAATGACTTCATCACATAATTGTTTTCACAAAGTACATCTACTCAGGATGCTAACTGCAGGTTAGCATCCTGCAAGTGCAGAGAAAACACTTTGGGTTcagctatttaaaaaaacacaacgaTATTCTAAATAGTATGGCAATCACACTGAGCAAAGAATCACTTTTCACACCCACGCAGTGCGGAGATGCGGTCTAATTAGACAGCAGTGAAAACACCTGTTTAAGAGCACCTCTTTTTACACTGAGAATGGAGAGCAGGCTGAACCGCTATAAGCACTACCTATGTCCATTAAGcttcttaacattcacatgaaatgtactttttaaatgttggccatgggggttgtgcaataggtcgccattgtcagtatgtgcgtctgtgtattgttttggcctacctgcctgtcagcctgccatcggggcacaaacttctctcttgccctcattggtccaatagagtctgtctgcagaccgcagcaaggaggcgtttcctataggggcgtttcctatagtgaacgacgggagccggctctcgcccgcgaacgagacgttttttgttttgtttttgcggagggatctagatcggcatgaaggcacattatgcaatgtgcaatgtggacattatcccgcttattacacatggccacattctcaacaaagtaacgacatgactcccaataataattgaaatgcttttatggatttagaaaaatattttattgatttaaaaaatagtttgttgtattgatttaaattgacatgcatccgctaagaaaagtagtccgttgttactgtttgaactaacgtaacaacggcaggaactataggttacttacgtaaccccagtgctcagagtaacatgaagtgagatgtctcactatgggatgcgcctcatcgcggagcaaacagaagcatcaatctcattacgccaatcctgattggccggtgattcttgacgtcaacgtcaggggaaatcaccccctataagtagcctgcgccacgacgcatgcgtcattcaaaataagcacctcttctcgcttcaccatagcaaggagggccgtctggtgagacatctcacttcatgttactctgagtctggggttacgtaagtaacctatagttctcatttataacactccgttcgatgtctcactatgggatattgtagctcccgtattgccagacgagcttatctcgaagatcaccgatcaaccagaatttaacaggtggagtcccgactcaacaaggtgcccagcactgctcgggccgcgcttggagcggagacgtccagtctgtaaaagcggacaaaagtgagtggcgaagaccagcttgccgctgcacagatatcctggatggaaacacccttgaacaaagcccaggatgtagccaggccccgagtcgagtgagcccgcagacccaaaggtgcttgcagattctgactcgtataggccaaagcaatcgcctccacgatccagtgggatagtcgttgcttagtaacaggcttacccttgtgaggtttagcccaggacacgaagagttggtcattaggacgaagctcttttgatctgtccatatatgtgtgtaaagcccggactggacacaacagatcctgctgctgctccccggaggaaaccagctgcggaggaaatgcctcaatgtcaattggggtacacgaaccaaccacctttggtgtaaaggcagggttgggtttcaacaacactctcgtttgccctggggcgaactgagtgcatgagggatgta
Encoded proteins:
- the LOC117451604 gene encoding GTPase IMAP family member 7-like codes for the protein MSSSESAASCKVSEEPPPSSPPDPLRLVLLGRTGTGRSSSGNTILGRTAFCVNVSPSSVTTHCATHTGAVLGRRVSVVDTPGFLHTHLSPEDVMREVGRSVAMSSPGPHAFLVTLNLGRFTPEEKDALEWVKATFGPGAAMFTVVLFTWGGQLRGQRVEDFLGKSPELWEFVNSCGGYHVLENSETHETPTGSQQVVQLLNKIDEVVAKNGGSCYSNDAFKEAQRAVKDAQERIIGERRHNVDQEKEEQRSEVEKKREEEERKRVERLFWCELVTAVGKGAAEGAGILGKDEGKGKEVRKVKVMGRAAALAASPLSITSAAKAVGGAVREGSKVLYKHRKTFMKTPH